In a genomic window of Brassica rapa cultivar Chiifu-401-42 chromosome A10, CAAS_Brap_v3.01, whole genome shotgun sequence:
- the LOC103846552 gene encoding WAT1-related protein At5g13670: MRSTTTVSTLGRLDLHCSLFVNFTEKVPIMKFEKARPFMAIVFIQFLYALMSIVAKIALNQGMSPHVLVAYRMAVAAALITPFALVLERNSRPRLTFKIFLQISILSLFEPVVEQNLYYSGMKLTTATFTSALCNALPAMTFIMACIFKLEKVNIRRRHSQAKLVGTMVAIGGAMLMTFFKGNVIELPWTSKPMGIIGQAHSMNTPKQEDIGKGSVMLVASCFSWSCYIILQANILNTYNAELSLTALMCIMGMLEASVIALIWERKNMSVWKIHPDMKLLASIYGGLVSGLAYYAIGWASKKRGPVFVSAFNPLSMVIVAILSSFVFLEKLYLGRVVGSVVIVFGVYLVLWGKSKDKIEQPSTNAGCAETVVKTDEQMVRTLDNNQVLPIHDQLMIPKAVTHSQSV, encoded by the exons ATGCGCTCGACCACTACAGTCTCAACTCTCGGGAGACTCGACCTACATTGTTCGTTATTTGTGAATTTTACAG AGAAGGTGCCAATAATGAAGTTTGAGAAAGCAAGGCCGTTCATGGCCATTGTTTTCATTCAGTTTCTGTATGCATTGATGTCTATAGTAGCGAAAATAGCTTTGAACCAAGGGATGAGCCCTCATGTCTTAGTTGCTTACCGTATGGCAGTTGCTGCTGCTCTCATCACTCCTTTCGCCCTCGTTCTTGAAAg GAACTCAAGACCAAGGCTGACTTTCAAAATCTTCTTACAAATATCCATCCTGAGTTTATTTGA GCCTGTGGTTGAACAAAACCTGTACTACTCAGGGATGAAACTTACCACTGCCACATTCACATCGGCTTTGTGCAATGCACTTCCTGCAATGACATTTATAATGGCCTGCATTTTCAA ACTGGAGAAGGTGAATATCAGAAGGCGTCACAGCCAGGCAAAGCTGGTGGGAACCATGGTAGCTATTGGAGGAGCAATGCTCATGACATTTTTCAAAGGGAATGTCATTGAGTTGCCTTGGACAAGCAAGCCCATGGGGATTATTGGGCAGGCACATTCTATGAATACTCCAAAGCAGGAAGATATAGGAAAAGGATCAGTTATGCTTGTAGCAAGCTGCTTCAGTTGGTCATGTTACATCATTTTACAG gCAAACATTCTGAATACATATAATGCTGAGCTCTCGCTAACAGCACTTATGTGCATTATGGGGATGCTGGAGGCTAGTGTTATAGCATTGATATGGGAAAGGAAGAACATGTCTGTCTGGAAAATCCACCCGGACATGAAGCTCTTAGCTTCAATATATGGG GGACTTGTCTCAGGGTTAGCATACTATGCTATTGGATGGGCATCAAAGAAGAGAGGGCCTGTGTTTGTGAGCGCATTTAACCCTCTCAGCATGGTTATCGTTGCTATACTGAGCTCCTTTGTTTTCTTGGAGAAACTCTACCTAGGAAG GGTTGTTGGATCAGTTGTCATCGTCTTTGGAGTATACTTGGTACTATGGGGTAAAAGCAAGGACAAGATAGAGCAGCCTTCAACAAACGCTGGGTGTGCAGAGACTGTGGTAAAAACTGACGAGCAGATGGTTCGGACGCTTGATAATAACCAAGTACTACCCATCCATGACCAGTTAATGATCCCAAAGGCAGTAACTCACTCTCAGT